A DNA window from Equus przewalskii isolate Varuska chromosome 12, EquPr2, whole genome shotgun sequence contains the following coding sequences:
- the ZSCAN21 gene encoding zinc finger and SCAN domain-containing protein 21 isoform X1: protein MMTKVLGMATVLGPRPPQEQVGLVIVKVEEEEKGKCLPSLEMFRQRFRQFGYHDTPGPREALSQLRVLCCEWLRPEIHTKEQILELLVLEQFLTILPQELQAWVQEHCPESAEEAVTLLEDLERELDEPGQQVSPPPNEQKQVWAKMSSSGTAKESLSGVQPQSVETIPKYESWGPLYIQETGEEQDFTPELRQIQDRKSNTQNEASTDKPESSEESHAEGFQRDITPMITANKCEARLERQWVNLEKESGTKTPLLDKGSKKGRELIPTKPPPGERRYICAECGKAFSNSSNLTKHRRTHTGEKPYVCTKCGKAFSHSSNLTLHYRTHLVDRPYDCKCGKAFGQSSDLLKHQRMHTEEAPYQCKDCGKAFSGKGSLIRHYRIHTGEKPYQCNECGKSFSQHAGLSSHQRLHTGEKPYKCKECGKAFNHSSNFNKHHRIHTGEKPYWCNNCGKTFCSKSNLSKHQRVHTGEGEVL, encoded by the exons ATGATGACCAAGGTGCTGGGCATGGCCACAGTTCTGGGCCCTAGGCCTCCACAGGAGCAGGTGGGGCTTGTGATTGTGAAAgtcgaggaggaggagaaagggaagtgcCTTCCTAGCCTGGAGATGTTCCGCCAGCGCTTCAGGCAGTTTGGGTACCATGACACACCTGGACCCCGGGAGGCCCTGAGCCAGCTCCGGGTGCTTTGCTGTGAGTGGCTGAGGCCCGAGATCCACACCAAGGAGCAGATCTTGGAGCTGCTGGTGCTGGAGCAGTTCCTGACCATCCTGCCCCAGGAGCTCCAGGCCTGGGTGCAGGAGCACTGCCCAGAGAGCGCTGAAGAGGCTGTCACTCTCCTGGAAGATCTGGAGCGAGAACTGGATGAGCCAGGACAGCAG GTCTCACCTCCTCCAAATGAACAGAAACAGGTGTGGGCGAAGATGTCATCTTCAGGAACAGCAAAGGAATCCCTCAGCGGCGTGCAGCCACAGTCTGTGGAGACCATTCCCAAATACGAATCTTGGGGGCCCCTGTACATCCAAGAGACTGGTGAAGAGCAGGATTTCACTCCAGAGCTGAGACAGATTCAAG ATCGTAAATCGAACACTCAGAATGAGGCATCAACAGATAAGCCAGAAAGTTCTGAAGAATCTCATGCAGAAGGATTCCAAAGGGATATTACCCCCATGATTACTGCCAATAAATGTGAGGCCAGGTTAGAAAGGCAGTGGGTAAACCTTGAAAAGGAAAGTGGAACAAAAACCCCTCTCCTAGACAAAGGTTCCAAGAAAGGTAGAGAACTAATTCCTACTAAACCTCCCCCGGGAGAGAGACGTTACATATGCGctgagtgtgggaaagcctttagtaATAGCTCAAACCTCACTAAGCACCGGAGAACACACACTGGGGAGAAGCCGTATGTGTGCACcaagtgtgggaaagccttcagccaCAGCTCAAACCTTACCCTTCACTACAGGACACACTTGGTGGACCGGCCCTATGACTGtaagtgtgggaaagccttcggTCAGAGCTCAGACCTCCTTAAACATCAGCGAATGCACACTGAAGAGGCACCTTATCAGTGTAAAGATTGTGGAAAGGCTTTCAGTGGTAAAGGCAGCCTCATTCGGCACTATCGAATacacactggggagaaaccttATCAGTGTAACGAGTGTGGGAAGAGCTTTAGTCAGCACGCGGGTCTTAGTTCTCATCAGAGactccacactggagagaagccatataaatgtaaggagtgtgggaaagccttcaacCACAGCTCCAATTTTAATAAACATCACCGAATCCATACTGGGGAAAAGCCCTATTGGTGTAATAATTGTGGAAAGACCTTCTGCAGTAAGTCAAATCTCTCCAAACACCAGAGAGTCCACACTGGAGAGGGAGAAGTGCTTTAA